A section of the Vibrio vulnificus CMCP6 genome encodes:
- the rnhA gene encoding ribonuclease HI: MTKQVEIFTDGSCLGNPGPGGYGVVLRYKQVEKTLAQGYRLTTNNRMEMMATIVALQALKEPCNVILTTDSQYVRQGITQWIHNWKKRGWKTADKKPVKNADLWQALDKETTRHTIDWRWVKGHAGHRENEMCDELARAAAENPTLDDTGYQPAE; encoded by the coding sequence ATGACAAAACAAGTTGAAATTTTCACTGACGGTTCTTGCCTCGGTAATCCTGGACCCGGTGGTTACGGTGTCGTCTTGCGTTACAAACAGGTCGAAAAAACCTTAGCACAAGGCTATAGACTCACCACCAACAACCGAATGGAAATGATGGCCACCATCGTTGCTCTTCAGGCCTTGAAAGAACCTTGCAATGTGATTCTCACAACCGATAGCCAATATGTTCGACAAGGTATTACTCAGTGGATCCACAATTGGAAAAAGCGCGGTTGGAAAACCGCCGATAAAAAACCAGTCAAAAATGCCGATCTTTGGCAAGCGCTTGATAAAGAAACCACTCGCCATACGATTGACTGGCGTTGGGTCAAAGGACACGCAGGCCATCGTGAAAACGAAATGTGTGACGAGTTGGCGCGTGCCGCGGCCGAAAACCCAACCCTTGACGACACCGGTTATCAGCCTGCCGAGTAA
- the dnaQ gene encoding DNA polymerase III subunit epsilon codes for MNTSNNSEYDRIVVLDTETTGMNREGGPHYMGHRIIEIGAVEIINRKLTGRHFHVYLKPDREIQPDAIDVHGITDQFLVDKPEYRQVHQEFLEFIKGAELVAHNAPFDVGFMDYEFGKLDAAIGKTDDYCKVTDTLAMAKKIFPGKRNNLDVLCERYGIDNSHRTLHGALLDAEILADVYLLMTGGQTSLEFNANSQEGGGEDIRRVAGRKSLKVLRATADELEAHQSRLDIVEKSGTCLWRQ; via the coding sequence ATGAATACCAGTAACAATTCTGAATACGATCGTATCGTCGTGCTCGATACGGAAACCACGGGTATGAACCGTGAAGGTGGCCCACACTATATGGGGCACAGAATCATCGAAATCGGGGCGGTGGAGATCATCAACCGCAAGCTGACCGGGCGACATTTCCATGTTTACCTTAAGCCAGACCGTGAAATTCAACCCGATGCGATCGATGTTCACGGTATTACCGATCAGTTTCTAGTTGATAAACCGGAGTATCGTCAAGTTCACCAAGAGTTCCTAGAGTTCATTAAAGGGGCTGAGCTGGTGGCTCATAACGCGCCCTTCGACGTGGGCTTTATGGATTATGAGTTCGGTAAACTCGACGCCGCCATCGGCAAAACCGATGACTACTGCAAGGTGACCGATACGCTGGCGATGGCGAAGAAGATCTTCCCTGGCAAGCGTAACAACCTAGACGTTTTGTGTGAACGCTACGGCATTGATAACTCACACCGAACGCTTCACGGGGCATTGCTCGATGCGGAGATTCTGGCTGATGTTTACCTGCTGATGACCGGTGGGCAAACCAGTTTGGAGTTCAACGCCAACTCGCAAGAAGGCGGTGGTGAAGACATTCGCCGAGTGGCGGGGCGAAAATCTCTTAAGGTTTTGCGTGCAACGGCCGATGAATTAGAAGCGCACCAATCTAGATTGGATATTGTAGAAAAAAGCGGAACTTGCCTCTGGCGTCAATAG
- the glnB gene encoding nitrogen regulatory protein P-II: MKKIEAIIKPFKLDDVREALAEVGITGMTVSEVKGFGRQKGHTELYRGAEYMVDFLPKVKLEIVVTEDVADKCVETIIETAQTGKIGDGKIFVTNVERVVRIRTGEEDEDAI, encoded by the coding sequence ATGAAAAAAATTGAAGCAATTATCAAGCCTTTTAAGCTCGATGATGTTCGTGAAGCGCTAGCTGAAGTCGGTATTACGGGAATGACCGTTTCCGAGGTGAAAGGGTTTGGTCGTCAAAAAGGCCACACTGAGCTTTACCGTGGTGCGGAATACATGGTCGACTTTCTGCCAAAAGTGAAACTGGAAATCGTCGTAACAGAAGATGTGGCGGATAAATGCGTAGAGACCATTATCGAAACGGCACAAACTGGCAAAATTGGTGATGGTAAGATTTTCGTCACAAACGTCGAACGCGTGGTTCGTATCCGTACCGGTGAAGAAGACGAAGACGCGATTTAA
- the tilS gene encoding tRNA lysidine(34) synthetase TilS, which produces MDALYSHFSQVLEQQRKANTRLVVAFSGGVDSRVLLELAHRYAQEHLLPCCAVHVHHGLSHNADQWVQSCAAWCQEKNIPLTVERVQLDLTQGNSIEEEARNARYQALRAHINADDLLLTGQHADDQVETFLLALKRGSGPKGLSSMAQQMPFSQGRLIRPLLDVRRQEIERCAHAIGLHWVEDESNQDTRYDRNFLRQQILPALSERWPSFAASVQRSATLCAEQEALLDELLLPVFEQLFGEDQSLAITLLSQQSELARFKLLRMWLAKLGHPMPTRHQLSLIWQQVALSQADANPILQLSQGQVRRFNQRLYLVADNQDLSAWHAPITLNTPLALPDGLGTIELTVSRGFGQIALPEQSEALWISFNPEGLSAHPAERGHSRKLKKLFQEYQVPSWLRRRTPILMYHQQVVAVAGLFVDRQFIGQDCELFWRK; this is translated from the coding sequence ATGGACGCTCTCTATTCTCACTTCTCTCAAGTATTGGAACAACAACGTAAAGCGAACACTCGCTTAGTGGTTGCCTTTAGTGGAGGAGTAGATTCAAGGGTGCTGCTCGAGTTGGCTCATCGTTACGCTCAAGAGCATCTGTTGCCGTGCTGTGCGGTTCATGTGCACCATGGTTTGAGCCACAACGCAGATCAATGGGTCCAAAGCTGCGCAGCTTGGTGCCAAGAAAAAAATATTCCACTGACAGTGGAGCGAGTTCAATTGGATTTGACCCAAGGGAACAGCATCGAGGAAGAAGCGCGTAACGCACGATACCAAGCTTTACGCGCGCATATTAACGCCGATGATCTTCTTCTCACCGGTCAGCACGCGGATGATCAGGTGGAAACCTTTCTGCTGGCGCTAAAACGAGGCAGTGGCCCCAAGGGACTGTCGTCCATGGCTCAGCAAATGCCCTTTTCTCAAGGGCGGTTGATTCGTCCACTGCTCGACGTTCGACGCCAAGAGATTGAACGATGTGCGCATGCCATCGGTTTACATTGGGTGGAAGATGAGAGCAATCAAGACACGCGGTATGACCGTAATTTTCTTCGCCAACAAATCCTTCCCGCGCTGTCTGAACGATGGCCAAGTTTTGCGGCGTCTGTTCAACGCAGTGCCACGCTCTGTGCGGAGCAAGAGGCGTTACTGGATGAGCTGCTGTTACCGGTATTTGAGCAACTGTTTGGCGAAGACCAGAGCTTAGCTATCACGCTGTTGTCACAGCAAAGTGAGCTGGCTCGTTTCAAGTTGCTCAGAATGTGGCTGGCAAAGCTTGGGCATCCTATGCCAACGCGTCATCAGTTGTCACTCATTTGGCAGCAAGTCGCGCTTTCTCAAGCAGATGCCAATCCAATATTGCAACTGAGCCAAGGGCAAGTACGCCGTTTCAATCAGCGTCTTTATTTGGTTGCAGACAACCAGGATCTCTCTGCTTGGCATGCGCCGATCACGCTCAATACACCGCTTGCTTTACCTGATGGTTTAGGGACGATTGAGTTAACGGTAAGTCGTGGTTTCGGTCAAATCGCGCTTCCAGAGCAAAGTGAGGCGTTGTGGATAAGCTTTAACCCAGAGGGGCTAAGTGCCCATCCGGCGGAGCGAGGTCACAGTCGGAAGTTGAAAAAGCTGTTTCAAGAATACCAAGTACCAAGTTGGTTGCGCCGTCGCACGCCAATTTTGATGTATCACCAACAGGTTGTGGCGGTGGCGGGATTGTTTGTGGATCGCCAGTTTATTGGTCAAGATTGTGAGCTGTTTTGGCGCAAGTAA
- a CDS encoding c-type cytochrome, whose translation MKKVAIGLALGLGLMSGSVLAAGDVAAGQAKAAVCAACHGADGMATIPGYPNLKGQNEQYLVSAIKAYKNKERNGGLAVVMQAQAAMLNDADIANLAAYYASLK comes from the coding sequence ATGAAGAAAGTCGCTATTGGTTTGGCTCTAGGGTTAGGCCTGATGAGTGGAAGTGTTCTAGCTGCAGGTGATGTCGCTGCAGGGCAAGCAAAAGCTGCGGTTTGTGCCGCTTGTCATGGTGCGGATGGCATGGCTACGATCCCGGGCTACCCAAATCTCAAAGGTCAAAATGAGCAGTATCTTGTCTCTGCTATCAAAGCGTACAAAAACAAAGAGCGTAACGGCGGCTTAGCGGTCGTGATGCAAGCGCAAGCGGCAATGCTAAATGATGCGGATATTGCTAATTTGGCCGCTTATTATGCGAGCCTGAAATAA
- a CDS encoding endonuclease/exonuclease/phosphatase family protein, with product MRKRIWVGLPLALVFGGIFAFHTVFHIPEQPEMTTISDGSFNQQLHCYESSTRASIDQEGSLNLLVWNIYKQNRANWQSVLTQMSAGAQLILLQEASLEDGLKRWIASGGWSGEQVNAFKAFDKAAGVLTLGWRKPRLACGYTQLEPWIRLPKSGLYSEYLLSDGQMLIVVNLHAVNFTWGVQEYQQQVNDLIAALKEHPGPAIVAGDFNTWSEKRLQAVTERLENAGLIEVVFSPDQRTRFITGLPLDHVFYKGLEVQKAEAPQTDASDHNPLLVSFTLPTDK from the coding sequence ATGAGAAAACGCATTTGGGTGGGGCTGCCATTGGCGTTGGTGTTTGGTGGGATATTTGCATTCCACACCGTTTTCCACATCCCCGAACAGCCTGAAATGACCACTATCAGCGACGGTTCGTTTAACCAGCAACTGCATTGTTATGAAAGTTCAACGCGTGCCAGCATTGATCAAGAGGGGAGTCTGAACCTGTTGGTGTGGAATATTTACAAACAGAATCGCGCTAATTGGCAGTCTGTGCTGACCCAAATGAGTGCTGGGGCACAATTAATTCTGTTGCAAGAAGCCAGCTTAGAAGATGGGTTAAAACGCTGGATAGCCTCTGGTGGTTGGAGCGGTGAGCAAGTGAACGCGTTTAAAGCGTTTGATAAAGCCGCTGGCGTCTTGACATTAGGCTGGCGTAAGCCTCGCTTGGCGTGTGGCTACACCCAATTGGAGCCGTGGATTCGCTTGCCTAAATCGGGATTGTATTCGGAGTACCTGCTTTCCGATGGCCAAATGTTGATCGTGGTTAACCTGCATGCCGTCAATTTCACTTGGGGTGTGCAAGAATATCAGCAACAAGTCAATGACCTGATTGCGGCGTTAAAAGAGCATCCAGGGCCTGCAATTGTCGCGGGTGATTTTAATACTTGGAGCGAAAAACGTTTGCAAGCGGTAACGGAACGATTGGAAAACGCTGGGCTTATCGAAGTGGTGTTCTCACCTGATCAGCGAACTCGTTTTATCACAGGGCTGCCGCTTGATCATGTGTTTTACAAAGGCTTAGAAGTACAAAAAGCAGAGGCGCCTCAAACGGACGCCTCTGATCATAATCCACTGTTGGTCAGCTTTACATTACCAACAGATAAATAG
- the gloB gene encoding hydroxyacylglutathione hydrolase, whose translation MLEIKSIPAFNDNYIWLIQNSDQRCAVVDPGDAKPVLHYIEQHQLTLEAILITHHHNDHIGGVADLVRAFPNVNVVGPKAEPIPTLTHPVEDGDRLELFDETFLVLGLGGHTLGHIGYVGDGKLFCGDVLFSAGCGRIFEGTAQQMFDSLNKLLALPEETEVFCAHEYTASNVAFALAVEPDNELLHQYRDTVNRLRAQNLPTIPTTLRQEKWINPFLRYLQPSVIHSVSSRTKNSDPLSVFTALREWKNEF comes from the coding sequence GTGTTAGAGATCAAAAGCATACCTGCATTCAACGACAATTACATCTGGTTGATTCAAAATAGCGATCAGCGTTGTGCTGTGGTCGACCCAGGCGACGCCAAGCCTGTCCTTCACTACATCGAGCAACATCAGTTAACTTTAGAAGCGATTCTTATCACCCACCACCACAATGATCACATTGGCGGCGTGGCCGATTTGGTGCGCGCTTTTCCTAACGTTAACGTTGTAGGGCCGAAAGCAGAACCGATTCCAACGCTCACCCACCCCGTGGAAGATGGCGACCGACTTGAGTTATTCGACGAAACCTTCTTAGTGTTAGGTTTAGGTGGGCATACCTTGGGTCATATTGGTTATGTTGGCGACGGCAAACTGTTTTGTGGCGATGTGCTCTTCTCTGCTGGCTGTGGTCGTATTTTTGAAGGTACCGCGCAACAAATGTTTGACTCACTCAACAAGCTTCTCGCCCTTCCTGAGGAAACGGAAGTGTTCTGCGCTCATGAATATACCGCCAGCAACGTTGCTTTCGCCTTAGCCGTGGAACCGGATAACGAGTTACTTCACCAATACCGTGATACCGTCAATCGACTGCGTGCGCAAAATCTGCCAACCATTCCAACCACATTGAGACAAGAAAAATGGATCAATCCATTTCTTCGATATCTGCAACCCAGTGTTATTCACTCGGTTTCTAGCAGAACGAAAAATAGCGATCCACTCTCGGTTTTTACAGCATTACGTGAGTGGAAGAACGAATTTTAA
- a CDS encoding class I SAM-dependent methyltransferase: protein MKPALSSKVIQHPYTWEEMNNGQWVRESIQTRLDEWCPKLFGYHLLKLGGLSCELTSAICNIQHQVNLDIQNPLHNVIADGYELPFLEKSFDAVILAHQLDYASDPHRLLREVDRVMMDDGYLVITGFNPVSFTGLASLMPWRKNNLPWSGRMFTTNRIKDWLGVLNYQVVHCDRYALFPMKKYRTMWTWLENSLGDWASPAGSLYFIVARKRTYPLKPIKPHWQLKRRLSPLGVMNRQRDLLSKRKSCACRGRE from the coding sequence ATGAAGCCAGCACTAAGCAGTAAAGTTATCCAGCATCCCTACACATGGGAAGAAATGAACAACGGACAATGGGTTCGTGAATCGATTCAAACCCGTTTAGACGAATGGTGCCCGAAACTGTTTGGTTACCATTTGCTGAAACTGGGTGGGCTGAGCTGCGAGTTAACCAGTGCAATATGTAACATTCAACACCAAGTTAACTTAGATATCCAGAACCCTTTGCACAATGTCATCGCAGATGGTTACGAATTGCCCTTTCTCGAAAAAAGCTTTGATGCGGTGATCTTGGCGCATCAGTTGGATTACGCCAGTGATCCCCACCGATTACTGCGTGAAGTGGATCGAGTGATGATGGACGATGGCTATCTGGTGATTACGGGGTTTAATCCTGTGAGCTTCACCGGCCTGGCCAGTTTAATGCCTTGGCGAAAAAACAACTTGCCTTGGAGTGGACGAATGTTCACCACCAATCGAATTAAAGATTGGCTGGGAGTGTTGAATTATCAAGTCGTGCACTGCGATCGCTACGCACTGTTTCCGATGAAGAAATACCGAACCATGTGGACTTGGCTTGAAAACAGCCTTGGCGATTGGGCATCTCCCGCGGGCAGTCTCTATTTTATTGTCGCAAGAAAACGCACGTATCCGCTCAAACCCATCAAACCGCATTGGCAGTTAAAGCGTCGTTTATCTCCGCTCGGGGTAATGAACCGACAGCGTGATTTACTGAGCAAGCGCAAAAGCTGCGCTTGCAGAGGAAGAGAGTAG
- a CDS encoding LysM peptidoglycan-binding domain-containing protein: MRFKFSWVFALLLLSGCQSLQTESNTSAAPETNASQAKSSQQTAKKVKPSDKTLENVAPEQPVVTPQTQEDVWQRIAMQLSLEVPDHEKVDYYRTWYLKHPNHLKTVSQRATPFLYLITEKIEARDLPLELALLPVVESSFDPFAYSHGSAAGLWQFVPGTGKMYGLEQNFWYDGRRDVAAATDAALDYLTYLNKRFDGDWNHAIAAYNSGGGRVSSAIRKNNKLGKPIDFFSLDLPKETSGYVPKLLALADIVANQEKYGIEIPAIPNKPVLALIDPKEQLDLAIAAQYAGLNVKELQSYNPAYNQWSTAPDGPYQLLIPVDKAEQFIAKVEENRGKGMKMVRYKVRSGDTLSVLAEKHNTTSEVIRTANSLNGNNIRVGQYLLIPTSQKDASAYTLSAANRLAKTQATARGKYKLTHTVKSGESLWSIAKANKVDHQALAKWNGMGPRDTLRIGQDLVIWKESSEGAIIRTVFYKVRSGDTISGIATKFKVKSNDIVKWNALQNQKYLKPGQQLKLYVDVTKVSV, encoded by the coding sequence ATGCGTTTTAAGTTTAGTTGGGTGTTTGCACTACTATTGCTTTCTGGCTGTCAGAGCCTACAAACAGAGAGCAATACCAGTGCCGCGCCTGAGACCAATGCCTCGCAAGCAAAATCGTCGCAGCAAACTGCGAAAAAAGTAAAACCAAGTGACAAAACGCTTGAGAACGTTGCCCCAGAGCAACCTGTCGTCACACCTCAAACTCAGGAAGACGTTTGGCAACGCATCGCCATGCAACTGTCTCTGGAAGTCCCCGATCATGAAAAGGTCGATTATTACCGCACTTGGTACCTCAAACACCCTAATCACCTTAAAACCGTCTCACAACGTGCGACCCCATTTCTCTATCTGATCACTGAGAAAATTGAAGCGCGTGATTTGCCTCTTGAGCTGGCATTGTTACCTGTCGTAGAAAGCTCATTCGACCCATTTGCCTACTCTCATGGCAGTGCCGCAGGCTTATGGCAGTTTGTTCCGGGCACTGGGAAAATGTATGGTCTAGAACAAAATTTTTGGTATGACGGTCGCCGAGACGTGGCAGCCGCCACCGACGCTGCGCTCGATTATCTTACCTACCTCAACAAACGTTTTGATGGTGACTGGAATCACGCGATCGCGGCGTACAACAGCGGTGGTGGCCGTGTATCGAGCGCGATCCGTAAGAACAACAAACTGGGTAAACCTATCGATTTTTTCTCACTAGATTTACCCAAAGAAACCAGTGGCTATGTGCCAAAACTGCTCGCCCTTGCCGATATTGTCGCCAATCAAGAGAAATACGGCATTGAGATCCCTGCGATTCCAAACAAACCCGTGTTGGCACTGATTGATCCTAAGGAGCAATTGGATCTCGCCATTGCTGCACAATACGCCGGGCTGAATGTCAAAGAGCTGCAAAGCTACAATCCGGCCTACAACCAGTGGTCTACGGCACCAGATGGTCCTTACCAACTGCTGATTCCTGTCGATAAAGCAGAGCAGTTCATCGCGAAAGTAGAAGAAAATCGCGGCAAAGGCATGAAGATGGTGCGCTACAAAGTGCGCTCTGGCGACACGCTCAGCGTCTTAGCTGAAAAACATAACACCACCAGTGAAGTGATCCGTACCGCCAATAGCTTGAACGGTAACAACATTCGTGTCGGCCAGTACCTACTGATCCCTACATCGCAAAAAGACGCCAGCGCTTACACCTTGTCGGCAGCAAACCGCTTGGCTAAGACCCAAGCCACTGCTCGCGGTAAATATAAGCTGACGCATACCGTTAAATCCGGCGAAAGCTTATGGAGCATTGCGAAAGCCAATAAAGTGGATCACCAAGCATTAGCGAAATGGAATGGCATGGGGCCACGTGACACATTGCGCATTGGGCAAGATCTGGTGATTTGGAAAGAGAGCTCTGAAGGCGCCATTATCCGTACTGTTTTCTATAAAGTGCGTTCAGGCGACACCATCAGTGGCATCGCGACCAAGTTTAAAGTCAAAAGCAACGACATTGTGAAGTGGAACGCGCTACAAAATCAAAAGTACCTGAAACCAGGTCAACAATTAAAACTCTACGTGGATGTAACTAAGGTAAGTGTATGA
- a CDS encoding YIP1 family protein — MTPSSNPFVMMLDIFRSPTSCFLALYQRGAWGWQPYIVLILTPFLFWGAYFSNVDFQWLSQILTPQFQQINPEQLKFLDDPNTLMASEIISDVFGRTLTILMLAFWFTLATKPSQHQHGFWKWFAAAAVITFPAVLGDFASYASLILKHGQVVIYAADLNSLNGLIKLPLTNEWSQFASSMPLLLPWYIVLGYAAVLTWTEFERGQALVIAALPWVGYYLIWAIYLLVM; from the coding sequence ATGACCCCTTCCAGTAACCCGTTTGTCATGATGCTTGACATATTTCGCTCTCCAACCTCATGTTTTCTCGCGCTTTATCAGCGTGGTGCTTGGGGCTGGCAACCGTACATCGTTCTCATATTGACCCCATTCCTGTTTTGGGGAGCGTATTTTTCTAATGTGGACTTCCAGTGGTTGAGCCAAATTTTAACACCTCAATTTCAACAAATTAATCCAGAACAATTAAAATTCTTGGACGATCCAAACACCTTGATGGCGAGTGAGATCATTAGCGATGTGTTTGGACGAACCTTGACGATTTTGATGTTGGCATTTTGGTTCACTCTGGCAACCAAGCCCAGCCAGCATCAACACGGGTTTTGGAAATGGTTTGCCGCTGCCGCAGTGATCACCTTCCCAGCGGTGTTAGGCGACTTCGCTAGCTATGCAAGTTTGATATTGAAACATGGTCAAGTGGTGATTTACGCCGCCGATCTCAATAGTCTCAATGGGTTGATCAAGCTACCATTGACAAACGAATGGTCTCAGTTTGCCAGTTCAATGCCTTTGCTACTTCCTTGGTACATTGTGCTTGGTTATGCAGCCGTGCTGACATGGACAGAGTTTGAACGTGGACAAGCTTTGGTGATCGCCGCCCTTCCTTGGGTGGGATACTATCTGATTTGGGCTATTTATCTGTTGGTAATGTAA
- a CDS encoding TIGR03503 family protein yields the protein MLRTLSVVLLLLVSCVSHAATESTMSLLDNRFRVDPTIDQITFLIYRENPSQPVVLVRPDGRKYYAFKSYPNVRWYQESAMDIISIDNPMPGPWQAVGKVSPKNNIRLISHLTLSTDLFPSRLYHGEVMKFTARLASDDKPLVLRDFLDRVNLKVTFTKFVENEQDLVKEARPVPIVIGDFSDDGTGLDERAGDGVFTVQLPIEVDPGKYRARITSGNGVFLRAKEQEVLVYPSPVSTTFIQSRDEGKPHSIVVSGEQGMVQPGSLAVHIEQSAPDDFVNYVQGQADKESLKVSMLLDSSQMIGIYGWKGEVFATDAATQRPLMFPISQQTFSVVKEVDIEAARKAKEAALAEQRRIEEEQRLLAQREADRKQAIMMIGIGNVVVILLGLVVWFVWGKLRAKRQAIPEMQLEVPKK from the coding sequence ATGTTGAGGACATTGTCAGTCGTATTATTGTTATTGGTTAGTTGTGTAAGCCATGCTGCGACAGAGTCGACCATGTCCTTGCTGGATAACCGCTTTCGAGTGGATCCAACCATCGATCAAATCACTTTCTTGATTTATCGCGAAAATCCTTCTCAGCCCGTGGTGCTAGTGCGACCAGATGGTCGAAAATACTACGCCTTCAAAAGCTACCCCAACGTCCGCTGGTATCAAGAGTCAGCCATGGACATTATCTCTATCGACAACCCAATGCCGGGCCCTTGGCAAGCCGTGGGAAAAGTGAGCCCCAAAAACAACATTCGGCTGATTTCTCACCTGACGCTTTCAACGGATCTCTTCCCCAGTCGTTTGTATCATGGCGAAGTGATGAAATTCACCGCAAGGCTCGCATCGGATGATAAGCCGTTAGTCCTGAGAGATTTCCTTGATCGCGTCAATCTAAAAGTGACTTTCACGAAGTTTGTTGAAAACGAGCAAGATTTAGTAAAAGAAGCGCGTCCAGTTCCCATTGTTATTGGTGATTTTAGCGATGATGGCACGGGCTTAGATGAACGAGCTGGCGATGGTGTGTTTACTGTGCAGTTGCCTATCGAAGTGGACCCGGGCAAGTATCGGGCGCGTATCACCTCAGGAAATGGCGTGTTCCTACGAGCCAAAGAACAGGAAGTGCTGGTCTATCCTAGCCCTGTTTCTACCACCTTCATTCAGTCACGTGATGAAGGCAAGCCACACAGTATTGTGGTTTCAGGCGAGCAAGGCATGGTGCAGCCTGGGTCTTTGGCGGTTCACATTGAGCAAAGTGCTCCGGATGATTTCGTCAATTATGTGCAAGGGCAGGCGGACAAAGAGAGCTTAAAAGTGTCGATGCTGCTCGATAGTAGTCAGATGATCGGCATTTATGGTTGGAAGGGTGAAGTGTTCGCCACTGACGCCGCAACACAGCGCCCATTGATGTTCCCCATCTCACAACAAACGTTCAGTGTTGTGAAAGAGGTGGATATTGAAGCCGCGCGCAAAGCCAAAGAAGCCGCGCTTGCAGAACAACGCCGCATTGAAGAAGAACAACGACTTTTGGCGCAAAGAGAGGCCGATCGTAAACAAGCCATCATGATGATTGGTATTGGTAACGTGGTAGTCATCTTACTCGGGCTGGTGGTGTGGTTCGTCTGGGGCAAGTTGCGAGCAAAACGCCAAGCCATTCCAGAGATGCAATTAGAAGTGCCGAAGAAATAA
- the accA gene encoding acetyl-CoA carboxylase carboxyl transferase subunit alpha yields MSLNFLEFEKPIAELEAKIEALRDVSRHGGDSAIDLDKEIEQLEKKSLELKKKIFSDLGAWETAQLARHPQRPYTLDYVKHVFEEFDELAGDRAYADDKAIVAGIARLEGRPVMIIGHQKGRETREKVKRNFGMPKPEGYRKALRLMKMAERFQMPIITFIDTAGAYPGVGAEERGQSEAIATNLKEMAGLTVPVICNVVGEGGSGGALAIGVGDYVNMLQYSTYSVISPEGCASILWRDSDKAPQAAEAMGLVASRLKELELIDEIIEEPLGGAHRNHVQMAANMKATLLRQLAELEQFPQDVLLERRYQRLMNYGYC; encoded by the coding sequence ATGAGCCTGAATTTTCTAGAATTTGAAAAGCCGATTGCTGAACTAGAAGCAAAAATTGAAGCCCTACGCGACGTCTCTCGTCATGGCGGAGATTCAGCTATTGACCTTGACAAAGAGATTGAACAGCTTGAAAAGAAGAGCCTCGAACTGAAGAAGAAAATTTTCAGTGATCTTGGTGCATGGGAAACGGCGCAGTTAGCTCGCCATCCTCAACGCCCTTATACGCTCGACTACGTCAAACACGTATTTGAAGAGTTTGATGAACTTGCGGGTGACCGTGCTTATGCCGATGACAAAGCGATCGTTGCAGGTATTGCCCGTTTAGAAGGTCGTCCTGTGATGATCATTGGCCACCAAAAAGGTCGTGAGACTCGTGAAAAAGTGAAGCGTAACTTTGGTATGCCAAAGCCAGAAGGCTACCGTAAAGCACTGCGCCTAATGAAAATGGCAGAGCGTTTCCAAATGCCAATCATCACTTTTATTGACACTGCTGGCGCATACCCTGGCGTCGGTGCGGAAGAGCGTGGTCAGTCAGAAGCGATCGCCACCAACCTAAAAGAGATGGCGGGTTTAACCGTGCCAGTGATCTGTAACGTGGTTGGTGAAGGTGGTTCTGGTGGCGCATTAGCCATTGGCGTGGGCGACTACGTGAACATGCTTCAATACTCGACTTACTCTGTTATTTCACCAGAAGGTTGTGCCTCTATTCTGTGGCGTGATTCTGACAAAGCCCCACAGGCTGCAGAAGCGATGGGCCTTGTGGCATCTCGCCTAAAAGAGCTTGAACTGATTGATGAAATCATCGAAGAACCACTTGGTGGTGCGCATCGCAACCATGTACAAATGGCAGCGAACATGAAAGCAACGCTACTACGTCAATTAGCGGAGCTGGAACAGTTCCCTCAAGACGTGTTGCTTGAGCGTCGTTACCAGCGCCTAATGAACTACGGATACTGCTAA